One Thermodesulfobacteriota bacterium genomic window, GCTAAACGAGGCGGCGGCGGAGACCTATCTGCCCCTACTTGACGTTTTTAACCGTCTCAAGGACGAGGGTATGAGCCCCGGGGTGACGGTCGGGCTCTCGCCCGTTTTGACCGAGATGCTCGCAAACGACGGCTTCAAGGAGGGGTTCAAGGGCTATCTAAAGCAGAAAATCGCTGCTGCCGAGGCGGATATCAAGGAGTTTACCGGGCTCGGGGATGAGCAGATGGCCGGGGTCGCCCGCATGTGGAGGGATTTTTACGGCCGCAGACATACGGAGTTCGTGGAAAGGTACAACGAGGACATCCTGGGGGGGTTCAGGGAGCTACAGGACGGCGGTCACATAGAGATTATAACCTGTGGCGCTACCCACGGCTACTTTCCGCTCCTTTCGAGGGATACGAGCATCTACGCCCAGGTGAAGCAGGCGGTCGTCTCCTACAGGAGGCATTTCGGCAGGGACCCACGCGGTATATGGCTCCCCGAGTGCGCCTACAGGCCCTCATACCGGTGGAGTCCGCCGGTGGGTGGCGAAGGGGAGGAGCAAGAGCCGTATCTCAGGAAGGGGGTTGAAGAGTTCCTTGGTGAGAACGGTCTGGAGTACTTCTTTGTGGATTCGCATCTGCTGAAAGGCGGGGAGTCGGTGGGGGTCTACCGCGACAGGCTTGAGGGTCTTAAAGATCTTTGGGAGAGGTTCATGGAGCAGTACGAGCCGCTTCCGGAGGTCAGCGACAGGACACCCTATAACGTTTATCTGGTAGGTGCGGGACCCGGGGTCGACATGAAGCCGGTGGCGGTCTTTACAAGGGATCCGAAAACGGGAATGCAGGTATGGAGCGGAGAATGGGGCTACCCGGGCGACGAGAACTATCTGGAGTTCCACAAAAAGAGGTTCCCCGGCGGGCACAGGTACTGGAGGGTTACGG contains:
- a CDS encoding 1,4-alpha-glucan branching protein domain-containing protein, whose amino-acid sequence is MKKLGSFSLVLHSHLPYVLSHGTWPHGTDWLNEAAAETYLPLLDVFNRLKDEGMSPGVTVGLSPVLTEMLANDGFKEGFKGYLKQKIAAAEADIKEFTGLGDEQMAGVARMWRDFYGRRHTEFVERYNEDILGGFRELQDGGHIEIITCGATHGYFPLLSRDTSIYAQVKQAVVSYRRHFGRDPRGIWLPECAYRPSYRWSPPVGGEGEEQEPYLRKGVEEFLGENGLEYFFVDSHLLKGGESVGVYRDRLEGLKDLWERFMEQYEPLPEVSDRTPYNVYLVGAGPGVDMKPVAVFTRDPKTGMQVWSGEWGYPGDENYLEFHKKRFPGGHRYWRVTDAKADLADKQPYSPELAYGRVPEHAAHFVGLIKENLAAHREKTGKDGIVVSPYDAELFGHWWSEGPEWIYHVIKCLHADGEVASVTAGEYLDASRPTEVVSLPEGSWGEGGYHGIWLNETTTWTWHHIYEAEDEMHGLALKYGDRTDDPELQEILKQAAREFFLLVSSDWQFLISTRSASDYAEMRLLRHYKDFKRLSALASKKAGGGGAGLGKADSEFLALVSKRDCLFPDIDPMWFREPHAKEEAANL